Proteins co-encoded in one Brassica oleracea var. oleracea cultivar TO1000 chromosome C4, BOL, whole genome shotgun sequence genomic window:
- the LOC106341015 gene encoding glutathione S-transferase T3-like isoform X1: protein MENSTCFVNLLASQGCVELDSSEPLCFNSQCSDESTVKERKKWTPKEDIILIGAWLNTSKDPIVGNEQKAGKFWQRIVQYYNCSPQLVGTIPRELGQCKQRWARINDLVCKFSGCYEMALREQRSGQNDNDVMKAALDIFYNDHGSKFNLEHAWRELRHDVKWCSTYLEKESGREKRKAVASDAQGSFAEPEERPIGVKAAKAGSKKKKGGKEEELEKIEGLLALKKQISRQNVLESLLAKTEPLDDMELALKMKLMSEMM, encoded by the coding sequence ATGGAAAACTCCACTTGCTTTGTAAACCTTTTAGCTAGCCAAGGGTGTGTTGAGCTTGACTCATCGGAACCCCTTTGCTTTAACAGCCAATGTTCCGATGAGTCTACTGTCAAAGAGAGGAAGAAATGGACACCAAAGGAGGATATAATCCTCATTGGTGCTTGGCTCAACACCAGCAAAGACCCTATAGTCGGGAATGAACAAAAAGCTGGTAAGTTCTGGCAGAGGATTGTACAGTACTACAACTGCAGTCCTCAGCTGGTTGGGACAATCCCAAGAGAACTTGGGCAATGCAAGCAAAGATGGGCTAGGATCAATGATTTGGTGTGTAAATTTTCGGGCTGCTACGAGATGGCATTGAGGGAGCAGAGGAGCGGGCAAAATGACAACGATGTGATGAAGGCTGCTTTGGATATCTTCTACAATGACCACGGCAGTAAGTTCAACTTGGAACATGCGTGGAGGGAGCTTCGACATGATGTGAAATGGTGTTCCACCTATCTCGAGAAGGAGAGCGGTCGGGAGAAGCGCAAAGCAGTTGCTTCTGATGCTCAAGGGTCATTCGCGGAGCCAGAAGAAAGACCCATAGGAGTTAAGGCAGCTAAGGCTGGTAGCAAGAAGAAGAAAGGTGGAAAAGAAGAAGAATTGGAAAAGATAGAAGGACTGTTGGCGCTCAAAAAACAAATCTCTAGACAGAATGTGCTAGAGAGTTTACTTGCAAAGACTGAGCCACTAGATGACATGGAATTAGCTCTGAAAATGAAACTTATGTCTGAAATGATGTGA
- the LOC106341015 gene encoding uncharacterized protein LOC106341015 isoform X2 gives MIFLAGFEMEEELRDKKAQKEYYNMIDFVANAQQGIPKICPCGSITKETVDEDDTYDYLPGKRYFICKDFENDGLHFRQPWVTAIHEEVERLKERYHEQAKLLRECQAVKDEVRMLQDEVRMLLMRVAELERAL, from the exons ATGATTTTCCTTGCAGGTTTTGAAATGGAGGAAGAACTTCGCGATAAGAAAGCACAAAAAGAGTACTACAACATGATCGATTTTGTTGCAAATGCGCAACAGGGGATTCCCAAAATTTGCCCCTGTGGATCAATCACGAAAGAAACCGTTGATGAAGATGATACGTACGACTACCTCCCGGGAAAAAGATACTTTATCTGCAAAGACTTTGAG AATGATGGGCTGCATTTCAGGCAACCATGGGTTACGGCTATTCATGAAGAAGTTGAGAGGCTCAAAGAACGGTATCACGAGCAGGCGAAGCTTCTGAGAGAGTGCCAGGCAGTTAAG GACGAGGTGAGAATGCTGCAGGACGAGGTGAGAATGCTGCTTATGCGTGTGGCTGAACTCGAGAGAGCCCTGTGA
- the LOC106338619 gene encoding receptor-like serine/threonine-protein kinase SD1-8, with translation MISPGNVFELGFFKLAGSNTKEDSERWYLGLWFYKASSKMKPLWVANRETPLYDSKGALKIYKSNLVIVNQSGNIIWSSSNAVVHSPPKASSVVAEILSNGNFVLRYSDNNRGDSFLWESFDYPTDTLLPGSDSAKGVNRSLTSWISNNKPSIGIYSYALLSRNQEMFLLDAKSSPVYRRSFGLKTPYALGKGYLLQVTYDGILQQLSWSPTTREKNLIWHAPRDDCDRFGLICGSNSVCSLEKEDVHEFASCTCFKGFKPRNLWGWLLTDMTEGCQRISRLNCTGNGFQVLKNVKLPDTKDAGVERSIGPKEFLIYLIYEHCKVVNNYTSKWLLVISAKLKRFSGTIKGVIIGGGGTICTVLAFTILWWCWKRMQKPSGATDLLIDGDRTDSYEVVAARVQRIEFLTIAEATNDFCDSNILGKGGFDTVYKGKLVEGTDIAVKRLTRVSDSGTSQFLNEVNLISELQHFNVISLLGYCFHSDEHILVFEYHANRSLDLYIFGSTESSKLSWKIRHKIIKGIARGMTYLHHDSCVTIIHRDLKVSNILLDKDMNPKISDFGISRLVSRDHIQTNTKKVSGTRGYIAPECWSDKIFTKKTDVFSFGVVILEIISGKANYKFTNSKGETSLLTCMWRNWEEESLIEVVDPSIWIHHLHR, from the exons ATGATTTCTCCTGGTAACGTTTTCGAGCTCGGTTTCTTCAAACTCGCCGGGTCAAATACTAAAGAAGATAGCGAGCGTTGGTACCTAGGCTTGTGGTTCTACAAAGCTAGTTCGAAGATGAAACCTCTTTGGGTAGCTAATCGAGAGACCCCCTTGTATGATTCCAAGGGAGCCTTAAAAATATACAAGTCCAACCTCGTCATCGTCAATCAATCTGGAAACATTATATGGTCTTCTTCGAATGCGGTAGTCCATTCTCCTCCTAAAGCATCTTCGGTGGTAGCAGAGATTCTATCTAACGGAAACTTCGTCTTGAGATACTCAGACAACAACAGGGGGGATTCGTTTCTTTGGGAAAGTTTCGATTACCCGACCGACACACTACTCCCTGGGTCTGATTCGGCTAAAGGCGTCAACAGAAGCCTTACTTCGTGGATAAGCAACAACAAGCCTTCTATCGGAATTTATTCGTATGCATTGCTGAGCAGAAATCAGGAGATGTTTTTGTTGGACGCGAAATCATCACCGGTTTACAGAAGAAGTTTCGGTTTAAAGACACCTTATGCACTTGGCAAGGGATACTTACTGCAAGTTACATATGACGGAATATTACAGCAATTGTCGTGGTCTCCAACTACACGTGAAAAGAACTTAATATGGCATGCGCCCCGTGATGATTGCGATCGTTTCGGCTTGATTTGTGGTTCTAACAGCGTCTGCAGCCTTGAGAAGGAGGACGTGCACGAGTTTGCCAGCTGTACGTGTTTCAAAGGCTTTAAGCCAAGAAACTTGTGGGGTTGGTTGTTAACAGACATGACAGAAGGATGCCAGAGGATAAGTCGGTTGAACTGTACTGGCAATGGGTTTCAAGTTCTGAAGAATGTCAAGTTGCCAGATACAAAGGATGCGGGAGTGGAGAGGAGCATTGGTCCAAAGGAAT TTCTGATCTACTTGATTTACGAACACTGCAAAGTGGTCAACAATTATACGTCAAAATGGCTACTAGTTATCTCG GCAAAACTTAAAAGGTTTAGTGGAACAATCAAAGGCGTTATAATTGGTGGCGGAGGAACCATCTGCACTGTTCTGGCTTTCACCATCTTATGGTGGTGCTGGAAGAGAATGCAGAAGCCATCAGGAGCAACTG ATTTGCTAATCGACGGAGATAGAACTGACTCGTACGAGGTTGTAGCAGCTCGAGTTCAACGGATAGAGTTTCTAACTATAGCTGAAGCAAC AAACGACTTTTGTGATTCGAACATACTTGGCAAAGGTGGATTTGATACAGTTTACAAG GGAAAATTAGTTGAGGGGACAGATATCGCTGTGAAGAGACTGACCAGAGTGTCAGATTCGGGAACCTCTCAGTTCTTGAACGAGGTGAATTTAATTTCAGAACTTCAGCACTTCAATGTTATTAGTCTACTTGGGTATTGTTTCCACAGTGACGAGCACATATTGGTGTTCGAGTACCACGCAAATCGAAGCCTTGATTTGTATATCTTTG GAAGTACCGAAAGCTCTAAGCTAAGTTGGAAAATAAGACACAAAATAATTAAAGGAATCGCAAGAGGAATGACGTATCTCCACCACGATTCATGTGTAACGATCATCCACCGAGATTTGAAAGTAAGCAACATCTTGCTTGATAAAGATATGAATCCCAAAATATCGGATTTTGGGATTTCTCGACTAGTTAGTAGAGACCATATCCAAACCAACACGAAGAAGGTATCTGGAACCCG GGGATACATAGCTCCCGAGTGCTGGTCTGACAAGATATTCACAAAAAAAACTGATGTCTTTAGTTTCGGAGTTGTGATTCTTGAAATAATAAGCGGCAAGGCGAACTATAAGTTCACCAACTCTAAGGGAGAGACTAGTCTCCTCACATGC ATGTGGAGGAACTGGGAAGAAGAAAGCTTGATTGAGGTAGTTGATCCATCCATTTGGATTCATCATCTTCACCGTTAA
- the LOC106341015 gene encoding uncharacterized protein LOC106341015 isoform X3 — protein MEEELRDKKAQKEYYNMIDFVANAQQGIPKICPCGSITKETVDEDDTYDYLPGKRYFICKDFENDGLHFRQPWVTAIHEEVERLKERYHEQAKLLRECQAVKDEVRMLQDEVRMLLMRVAELERAL, from the exons ATGGAGGAAGAACTTCGCGATAAGAAAGCACAAAAAGAGTACTACAACATGATCGATTTTGTTGCAAATGCGCAACAGGGGATTCCCAAAATTTGCCCCTGTGGATCAATCACGAAAGAAACCGTTGATGAAGATGATACGTACGACTACCTCCCGGGAAAAAGATACTTTATCTGCAAAGACTTTGAG AATGATGGGCTGCATTTCAGGCAACCATGGGTTACGGCTATTCATGAAGAAGTTGAGAGGCTCAAAGAACGGTATCACGAGCAGGCGAAGCTTCTGAGAGAGTGCCAGGCAGTTAAG GACGAGGTGAGAATGCTGCAGGACGAGGTGAGAATGCTGCTTATGCGTGTGGCTGAACTCGAGAGAGCCCTGTGA